A region of Pongo pygmaeus isolate AG05252 chromosome 15, NHGRI_mPonPyg2-v2.0_pri, whole genome shotgun sequence DNA encodes the following proteins:
- the RPS29 gene encoding small ribosomal subunit protein uS14, translated as MGHQQLYWSHPRKFGQGSRSCRVCSNRHGLIRKYGLNMCRQCFRQYAKDIGFIKLD; from the exons ATGGGTCACCAGCAGCTGTACTGGAGCCACCCGCGAAAATTCGGCCAGGGTTCTCGCTCTTG TCGCGTCTGTTCAAACCGGCACGGTCTGATCCGGAAATATGGCCTCAATATGTGCCGCCAGTGTTTCCGTCAGTACGCGAAGGATATCGGTTTCATTAAG ttggacTAA